In Hoplias malabaricus isolate fHopMal1 chromosome 6, fHopMal1.hap1, whole genome shotgun sequence, a single window of DNA contains:
- the smurf1 gene encoding E3 ubiquitin-protein ligase SMURF1 isoform X2, with amino-acid sequence MSNPGTRRNGSSIKIRLTVLCAKNLAKKDFFRLPDPFAKVVVDGSGQCHSTDTVKSTLDPKWNQHYDLYIGKTDSITISVWNHKKIHKKQGAGFLGCVRLLSNAISRLKDTGYQRLDLCKLNASDSDAVRGQIVVSLQTRDRIGSGGPVVDCRGLLENEGPVFEDSGPGRPLSCFMEEPLPYTDPTGAAGGGSCRALESPNQEQRLQAQRIRNQDSRGHAHTPQNRPHGHQSPDLPEGYEQRTTVQGQVYFLHTQTGVSTWHDPRIPRDLNSVSCEELGPLPPGWEIRSTVSGRIYFVDHNNRTTQFTDPRLHHIMSQHSQVKESSQALPVQMEVPVEEAEGELPVRYERDLVQKLKVLRHELSLQQPQAGHCRIEVSREEIFEESYRQIMKMRPKDLKKRLMVKFRGEEGLDYGGVAREWLYLLCHEMLNPYYGLFQYSTDNIYTLQINPDSSINPDHLSYFHFVGRIMGLAVFHGHYINGGFTLPFYKQLLGKPIQLSDLETVDPELHKSLVWILENDITSVLDHTFCVEHNAFGKFLQHELKPNGRNIPVTEENKKEYVRLYVNWRFMRGIEAQFLALQKGFNELIPQHLLKPFDNKELELIIGGLGKIDLNDWKANTRLKHCVADSNIVKWFWQAVESFDEERRGRLLQFVTGSTRVPLQGFKALQGSAGPRLFTIHLIDANTDNLPKAHTCFNRIDIPPYESYEKLYEKLLTAVEETCGFAVE; translated from the exons ATGTCGAACCCCGGGACTCGAAGGAACGGGTCAAGCATTAAAATCAGACTGACAG taTTATGTGCCAAAAATCTAGCAAAGAAAGACTTCTTCC GGTTACCTGACCCTTTTGCCAAAGTTGTCGTTGATGGCTCGGGTCAATGCCATTCCACAGACACAGTCAAGAGCACATTGGATCCTAAATGGAACCAGCATTATGATTT ATATATTGGAAAGACGGACTCCATCACTATCAGTGTATGGAACCATAAGAAGATCCATAAAAAGCAGGGGGCTGGCTTTCTGGGCTGTGTGAGGCTCCTGTCCAATGCCATCAGCAGACTCAAAGATACAGGCT ATCAACGTTTGGACTTGTGCAAGCTGAATGCCTCTGACAGTGATGCTGTGCGAGGGCAGATTGTTG TAAGCCTCCAGACTCGAGACAGGATAGGGAGTGGTGGGCCTGTGGTAGACTGTAGAGGACTTTTAGAAAATGAAGG ACCTGTCTTTGAGGACTCTGGGCCAGGGCGGCCTCTGAGTTGTTTCATGGAAGAGCCACTTCCTTACACTGACCCCACTGGGGCTGCTGGCGGGGGCAGCTGCCGTGCCCTGGAGTCACCCAATCAGGAGCAGAGGCTCCAAGCACAACGTATCAGAAACCAGGATTCTAGAGgtcatgcacacacaccacagaaccGTCCGCATGGGCACCAGTCACCTGACCTGCCTGAGGGCTATG AGCAGAGGACCACCGTACAGGGCCAGGTCTATTTtctgcacacacagacaggcgTGAGCACTTGGCATGATCCCAGAATACCACG GGATCTGAACAGTGTGAGCTGTGAGGAGCTGGGCCCATTGCCGCCAGGTTGGGAAATCAGAAGCACGGTATCAGGAAGAATATATTTTGTTGACCACAATAACAGAACAACACAATTCACAGACCCAAGGTTACACCACATCATGAG CCAGCACTCTCAGGTGAAGGAGTCCAGCCAGGCTCTGCCAGTGCAGATGGAAGTTCCTGTGGAGGAAGCCGAGGGAGAGTTGCCTGTTCGCTATGAGAGAGATCTGGTGCAAAAACTCAAAGTGCTGCGACATGAACTCTCTCTGCAGCAGCCACAGGCTGGACACTGCCGCATAGAGGTGTCTCGTGAGGAGATCTTTGAG GAGTCATACAGGCAGATCATGAAGATGAGGCCCAAGGACCTAAAGAAGCGCCTGATGGTTAAATTCCGTGGTGAAGAGGGCTTGGATTATGGAGGAGTGGCAAG gGAGTGGTTGTATCTTCTTTGTCATGAGATGCTGAATCCATACTATGGCCTATTCCAGTATTCTACAGATAACATCTACACACTGCAGATCAACCCAGACTCATCAATCAACCCT GACCACTTGTCTTACTTTCACTTTGTGGGACGAATCATGGGCCTGGCGGTGTTCCATGGGCACTACATTAATGGTGGATTCACGCTGCCCTTCTACAAGCAGCTCCTGGGGAAGCCCATTCAATTGTCTGATTTGGAGACTGTGGATCCAGAGCTTCACAAAAGCCTCGTCTGGATTCT CGAGAATGACATCACATCTGTCCTGGATCATACATTCTGCGTAGAACACAATGCATTTGGCAAATTCCTCCAGCATGAACTGAAGCCCAATGGCAGGAATATCCCAGTCACAGAAGAGAATAAGAAAGAATATGTGAG GCTCTATGTTAACTGGAGGTTCATGCGGGGCATTGAGGCCCAGTTTCTTGCTTTGCAGAAAGGATTCAATGAACTTATCCCACAACATCTCCTCAAGCCTTTTGACAACAAGGAGCTTGAG TTGATCATTGGAGGCCTGGGCAAGATAGATCTGAACGACTGGAAGGCCAACACACGGTTGAAGCACTGTGTGGCTGACAGTAACATAGTGAAGTGGTTCTGGCAGGCTGTGGAGTCATTTGATGAGGAAAGAAGGGGAAGGCTGCTCCAGTTTGTCACCGGTTCAACACGCGTCCCTCTGCAAGGCTTCAAAGCACTGCAAG GTTCTGCAGGACCAAGGCTCTTCACTATCCATTTGATTGATGCCAATACGGATAATTTGCCCAAAGCTCATACATG cttcaACCGCATTGACATTCCGCCTTACGAGTCTTATGAGAAACTCTATGAGAAGCTCCTGACTGCTGTGGAGGAGACATGTGGTTTTGCTGTGGAGTGA
- the smurf1 gene encoding E3 ubiquitin-protein ligase SMURF1 isoform X1: MSNPGTRRNGSSIKIRLTVLCAKNLAKKDFFRLPDPFAKVVVDGSGQCHSTDTVKSTLDPKWNQHYDLYIGKTDSITISVWNHKKIHKKQGAGFLGCVRLLSNAISRLKDTGYQRLDLCKLNASDSDAVRGQIVVSLQTRDRIGSGGPVVDCRGLLENEGPVFEDSGPGRPLSCFMEEPLPYTDPTGAAGGGSCRALESPNQEQRLQAQRIRNQDSRGHAHTPQNRPHGHQSPDLPEGYEQRTTVQGQVYFLHTQTGVSTWHDPRIPRDLNSVSCEELGPLPPGWEIRSTVSGRIYFVDHNNRTTQFTDPRLHHIMSQHSQVKESSQALPVQMEVPVEEAEGELPVRYERDLVQKLKVLRHELSLQQPQAGHCRIEVSREEIFEESYRQIMKMRPKDLKKRLMVKFRGEEGLDYGGVAREWLYLLCHEMLNPYYGLFQYSTDNIYTLQINPDSSINPDHLSYFHFVGRIMGLAVFHGHYINGGFTLPFYKQLLGKPIQLSDLETVDPELHKSLVWILENDITSVLDHTFCVEHNAFGKFLQHELKPNGRNIPVTEENKKEYVRLYVNWRFMRGIEAQFLALQKGFNELIPQHLLKPFDNKELELIIGGLGKIDLNDWKANTRLKHCVADSNIVKWFWQAVESFDEERRGRLLQFVTGSTRVPLQGFKALQGSTGSAGPRLFTIHLIDANTDNLPKAHTCFNRIDIPPYESYEKLYEKLLTAVEETCGFAVE; this comes from the exons ATGTCGAACCCCGGGACTCGAAGGAACGGGTCAAGCATTAAAATCAGACTGACAG taTTATGTGCCAAAAATCTAGCAAAGAAAGACTTCTTCC GGTTACCTGACCCTTTTGCCAAAGTTGTCGTTGATGGCTCGGGTCAATGCCATTCCACAGACACAGTCAAGAGCACATTGGATCCTAAATGGAACCAGCATTATGATTT ATATATTGGAAAGACGGACTCCATCACTATCAGTGTATGGAACCATAAGAAGATCCATAAAAAGCAGGGGGCTGGCTTTCTGGGCTGTGTGAGGCTCCTGTCCAATGCCATCAGCAGACTCAAAGATACAGGCT ATCAACGTTTGGACTTGTGCAAGCTGAATGCCTCTGACAGTGATGCTGTGCGAGGGCAGATTGTTG TAAGCCTCCAGACTCGAGACAGGATAGGGAGTGGTGGGCCTGTGGTAGACTGTAGAGGACTTTTAGAAAATGAAGG ACCTGTCTTTGAGGACTCTGGGCCAGGGCGGCCTCTGAGTTGTTTCATGGAAGAGCCACTTCCTTACACTGACCCCACTGGGGCTGCTGGCGGGGGCAGCTGCCGTGCCCTGGAGTCACCCAATCAGGAGCAGAGGCTCCAAGCACAACGTATCAGAAACCAGGATTCTAGAGgtcatgcacacacaccacagaaccGTCCGCATGGGCACCAGTCACCTGACCTGCCTGAGGGCTATG AGCAGAGGACCACCGTACAGGGCCAGGTCTATTTtctgcacacacagacaggcgTGAGCACTTGGCATGATCCCAGAATACCACG GGATCTGAACAGTGTGAGCTGTGAGGAGCTGGGCCCATTGCCGCCAGGTTGGGAAATCAGAAGCACGGTATCAGGAAGAATATATTTTGTTGACCACAATAACAGAACAACACAATTCACAGACCCAAGGTTACACCACATCATGAG CCAGCACTCTCAGGTGAAGGAGTCCAGCCAGGCTCTGCCAGTGCAGATGGAAGTTCCTGTGGAGGAAGCCGAGGGAGAGTTGCCTGTTCGCTATGAGAGAGATCTGGTGCAAAAACTCAAAGTGCTGCGACATGAACTCTCTCTGCAGCAGCCACAGGCTGGACACTGCCGCATAGAGGTGTCTCGTGAGGAGATCTTTGAG GAGTCATACAGGCAGATCATGAAGATGAGGCCCAAGGACCTAAAGAAGCGCCTGATGGTTAAATTCCGTGGTGAAGAGGGCTTGGATTATGGAGGAGTGGCAAG gGAGTGGTTGTATCTTCTTTGTCATGAGATGCTGAATCCATACTATGGCCTATTCCAGTATTCTACAGATAACATCTACACACTGCAGATCAACCCAGACTCATCAATCAACCCT GACCACTTGTCTTACTTTCACTTTGTGGGACGAATCATGGGCCTGGCGGTGTTCCATGGGCACTACATTAATGGTGGATTCACGCTGCCCTTCTACAAGCAGCTCCTGGGGAAGCCCATTCAATTGTCTGATTTGGAGACTGTGGATCCAGAGCTTCACAAAAGCCTCGTCTGGATTCT CGAGAATGACATCACATCTGTCCTGGATCATACATTCTGCGTAGAACACAATGCATTTGGCAAATTCCTCCAGCATGAACTGAAGCCCAATGGCAGGAATATCCCAGTCACAGAAGAGAATAAGAAAGAATATGTGAG GCTCTATGTTAACTGGAGGTTCATGCGGGGCATTGAGGCCCAGTTTCTTGCTTTGCAGAAAGGATTCAATGAACTTATCCCACAACATCTCCTCAAGCCTTTTGACAACAAGGAGCTTGAG TTGATCATTGGAGGCCTGGGCAAGATAGATCTGAACGACTGGAAGGCCAACACACGGTTGAAGCACTGTGTGGCTGACAGTAACATAGTGAAGTGGTTCTGGCAGGCTGTGGAGTCATTTGATGAGGAAAGAAGGGGAAGGCTGCTCCAGTTTGTCACCGGTTCAACACGCGTCCCTCTGCAAGGCTTCAAAGCACTGCAAG GTTCTACAGGTTCTGCAGGACCAAGGCTCTTCACTATCCATTTGATTGATGCCAATACGGATAATTTGCCCAAAGCTCATACATG cttcaACCGCATTGACATTCCGCCTTACGAGTCTTATGAGAAACTCTATGAGAAGCTCCTGACTGCTGTGGAGGAGACATGTGGTTTTGCTGTGGAGTGA